From Calothrix sp. PCC 6303, a single genomic window includes:
- a CDS encoding type II toxin-antitoxin system VapC family toxin has translation MKYVIDTHALIWFLEGNPRLGTNAKAILSHPDSRLIIPATALAEAVWIVERGRTCIPSAKDVISAVEADSRVIIYPLDKDVIEITINLSAINEMHDRQIVATVIFLANKGEEVQLLSCDKNIVESGLVPITW, from the coding sequence ATGAAATATGTTATTGATACCCATGCTCTTATTTGGTTTCTAGAAGGGAACCCACGTTTGGGTACAAATGCTAAAGCTATTCTTTCTCATCCCGATTCTCGATTAATTATTCCCGCAACTGCATTGGCTGAAGCTGTTTGGATTGTTGAAAGAGGAAGAACATGTATTCCTTCTGCTAAAGATGTGATATCCGCAGTTGAGGCTGATTCTCGTGTGATAATTTATCCATTAGATAAAGATGTAATTGAAATCACTATAAATTTATCAGCAATAAATGAAATGCACGATCGCCAAATTGTTGCGACTGTGATATTTTTAGCTAACAAAGGTGAGGAAGTACAGTTATTGTCCTGTGACAAAAATATAGTTGAGTCTGGTTTGGTTCCGATCACTTGGTAA
- a CDS encoding type II toxin-antitoxin system prevent-host-death family antitoxin: MRQFTLEELQNPHSNALEQAATEPIVLTSESQASYVIMSVENYEQLMNRFAQLEDSILAQQAQIAVANSQMVGSEIFTAELERLAALDD, from the coding sequence ATGCGCCAATTTACCCTTGAAGAACTCCAAAATCCCCACAGTAATGCTTTAGAACAAGCTGCGACAGAACCAATCGTACTGACAAGTGAATCACAAGCTAGCTATGTGATTATGTCGGTGGAAAATTATGAGCAATTAATGAATCGATTTGCTCAACTCGAAGATTCAATTTTAGCTCAACAAGCACAAATAGCTGTGGCTAATTCTCAAATGGTTGGTTCGGAGATTTTTACAGCAGAACTTGAACGTTTAGCAGCGCTTGATGACTAA
- a CDS encoding DUF4365 domain-containing protein, which yields MPRKKRPREHVIADLSVNYVELYVLLCGYSVERVEYDYGYDLVIFTYNAEGEIENGQIYVQLKATDSLSILSDQKTITFGLTRSDLELWLLEPMPCILIVYDAKNSQAYWLYIQAYFESLEGFDLSNIGDSVTVRLSKDNVLNRQAIEIFAKFKNDVLSQLQGVIRHHG from the coding sequence ATGCCAAGAAAAAAGCGACCAAGAGAGCATGTAATAGCAGATTTAAGTGTAAATTATGTTGAACTATACGTACTGCTATGCGGCTATTCTGTAGAGCGTGTTGAGTACGATTATGGCTACGATCTAGTTATATTTACTTATAATGCTGAAGGTGAAATTGAAAATGGTCAGATATATGTACAGTTAAAGGCGACAGATTCGCTATCTATACTTTCCGACCAAAAAACTATTACTTTTGGTCTCACACGCTCAGATTTAGAACTATGGTTGCTTGAACCAATGCCATGTATTCTAATTGTATATGATGCCAAAAATAGCCAAGCTTATTGGTTATATATACAAGCATATTTTGAAAGCCTTGAGGGATTCGATTTATCAAATATTGGTGATAGTGTTACTGTTCGTTTATCTAAAGACAACGTATTAAATCGACAGGCGATCGAAATATTTGCTAAATTTAAAAATGATGTTCTCAGCCAGTTACAAGGAGTGATTCGCCATCATGGTTAG
- a CDS encoding BrnA antitoxin family protein yields MDTEYDFSQGKPGAIEATGEGKTRITIRLDDEILVWFRKQVHLAGGGNYQTLINNALREYVQQRREPLEEILRRVVREELSQINMRVNE; encoded by the coding sequence ATGGATACTGAGTATGATTTTAGTCAAGGCAAACCTGGAGCAATTGAAGCTACAGGTGAAGGTAAAACAAGGATTACAATTCGCTTAGATGATGAGATTTTGGTGTGGTTTCGCAAGCAAGTTCATCTTGCTGGTGGTGGAAATTACCAAACTTTGATAAATAATGCGTTGCGTGAATATGTACAACAACGTCGAGAACCTCTAGAGGAAATTTTACGGCGAGTTGTGCGGGAAGAATTGAGTCAAATAAATATGCGAGTTAATGAGTGA
- a CDS encoding sterol desaturase family protein, translating to MSGYSSGITRLYSNYHQYGLWYLGVSYTVVLFLQDTYFYFTHRLFHHPSLFRWLHQGHHRSRYPTPWTSFAFDPLEAIFQSLFLIAIVLVIPLHLVTMIAVLTTMTVWAVLNHMGLDRLPSSFPHHWLGKWFIGPAHHSIHHLKYTVHYGLYFTFWDKIFSTQDPSYGNKFDEGQVDS from the coding sequence ATGTCAGGATATAGTTCGGGTATTACCCGCTTGTACAGTAACTACCACCAGTATGGTTTGTGGTATTTAGGTGTAAGTTACACTGTCGTGTTATTTCTCCAAGATACCTATTTTTATTTCACACATAGGTTATTTCACCATCCGTCACTTTTTCGCTGGTTACACCAGGGACATCACCGTTCACGGTATCCAACTCCATGGACATCATTTGCCTTTGATCCTTTAGAGGCAATTTTTCAGTCGCTTTTTTTAATTGCTATCGTCTTGGTAATCCCACTTCACTTAGTTACTATGATTGCAGTACTTACCACGATGACAGTATGGGCAGTCTTAAATCATATGGGACTTGATCGTCTACCTTCATCCTTTCCACATCATTGGCTTGGGAAATGGTTTATTGGTCCTGCCCATCATTCAATTCATCATCTCAAATACACGGTACATTACGGTTTATATTTTACCTTTTGGGACAAAATTTTTAGTACCCAAGACCCAAGCTACGGCAACAAGTTTGATGAGGGTCAGGTAGATAGTTAG
- a CDS encoding type II toxin-antitoxin system RelE/ParE family toxin, whose product MSNICRFTAPASRDIESIIDYVADNSSFDAAESLLKKINQKCSNLANFPNMGRRRDELSPFLRSFPVDDYLIFYRQIENGIEITRVVSGYRDLDALFDEDS is encoded by the coding sequence ATGAGCAATATTTGTAGATTTACTGCTCCTGCGAGTCGAGATATTGAAAGCATAATTGATTATGTTGCTGACAACAGTAGTTTTGATGCTGCGGAAAGTTTGCTAAAGAAAATTAATCAAAAATGCAGTAATTTGGCTAATTTTCCCAATATGGGACGTAGACGTGATGAACTTTCTCCCTTTTTGCGTAGTTTTCCTGTTGATGATTATTTGATTTTTTATCGTCAAATTGAAAATGGGATTGAAATTACACGGGTTGTTAGTGGATATCGGGATTTAGATGCATTGTTTGATGAAGACTCATAG
- a CDS encoding type II toxin-antitoxin system ParD family antitoxin: MSISLTPELEQFIQSQVASGKYTSTEEVIIAGIKLLEERENIYKGRFDELKREIAIGVEASERGEVIDGEIVFRQLEQKLQQRRQQAGK, translated from the coding sequence ATGAGTATTTCCCTAACTCCTGAATTAGAGCAATTTATCCAAAGTCAAGTAGCAAGTGGTAAATATACCTCCACTGAAGAGGTGATTATTGCGGGTATTAAACTGCTGGAGGAAAGGGAAAATATTTACAAAGGTAGGTTTGATGAATTGAAACGGGAAATTGCCATCGGGGTTGAAGCTTCCGAACGTGGGGAAGTTATTGACGGGGAGATAGTTTTTCGTCAACTAGAGCAGAAATTACAGCAGCGTCGTCAACAAGCAGGGAAATGA
- a CDS encoding type II toxin-antitoxin system HigB family toxin yields MHVISRRILRDFCEIHADSCDALYDWYRVATKAEWKNLIEVQAIYPKAEAVSNFTVFNIKGNN; encoded by the coding sequence ATGCATGTTATTAGCCGCAGGATTTTGCGGGATTTTTGTGAAATACACGCAGATTCCTGTGACGCGCTTTATGATTGGTATAGGGTTGCAACTAAAGCGGAATGGAAAAACTTAATTGAAGTTCAGGCAATTTATCCCAAAGCAGAAGCTGTTAGTAATTTTACTGTGTTTAACATCAAAGGTAATAACTAG
- a CDS encoding BrnA antitoxin family protein has protein sequence MIAHGFAPNDCVIYFSGTLICSITGSAIADQFGITPRKRGRPAKDEEDKYEPISLRFHPKIITWGKEEAEKRGIGYQTVINEALLEKIG, from the coding sequence TTGATTGCTCATGGCTTTGCGCCTAATGACTGTGTTATTTATTTTAGCGGAACTCTAATCTGTTCGATAACAGGTAGTGCGATCGCAGATCAGTTTGGGATTACTCCAAGGAAGCGTGGACGACCCGCTAAGGATGAAGAGGACAAGTATGAGCCGATTTCTCTCAGATTTCATCCTAAAATCATAACTTGGGGAAAAGAAGAGGCAGAAAAACGAGGGATAGGCTATCAAACGGTTATTAATGAAGCACTATTGGAGAAAATAGGCTGA
- a CDS encoding type II toxin-antitoxin system RelE family toxin codes for MAKLDGLETVLDFLKGLQPKIAAQIAKKVMSLNVDPLPADYKELTGYSGYYRVDSGEYRIVYRFDVDADLVEVILVGKRNDDEVYKQLKRLLG; via the coding sequence ATGGCAAAGTTAGATGGTTTAGAGACAGTTCTCGATTTTCTCAAAGGTTTACAACCTAAAATAGCTGCTCAAATAGCAAAAAAAGTAATGTCGCTGAATGTTGACCCCCTACCCGCAGATTATAAGGAATTAACTGGTTATTCAGGATACTATCGCGTAGATTCTGGAGAATATCGTATTGTTTATCGCTTTGATGTAGATGCAGATTTGGTCGAGGTAATTTTAGTCGGTAAACGTAACGACGATGAAGTCTATAAGCAACTTAAGCGTTTGCTGGGTTAG